The DNA region TGTCCGATCAGGGCGTCAAAACCCTGGGGGCGCCATTTGCGCGCCAAGACCTGATAGGCAGACATTGAACCGGCTTCGCAGTGGCCGATTGGAACCGGCCAAGTGGAGGGAAAAATTTCGCTACAGGCAAGGGGGAAGCAGAAATGACAAAGGGCGGCTCCGATCAGGATGGTTGCGGCACCCAAGGAATCCCGTTACCGCTGCTACCTTCCGGTCCTGGCGGGGTTCACAGGTCTTTGCTGCGCAGTTCCTGATCATCGACGCCGCCCACTGTCCCGACACCCAGCAATAAAATGTGCTGAAACACAACAAAAAAAAGACATCTCAACCCCGCCCTTGATGACACACCGGGTGGTCTTTCGTCAAATTATTTTTTGTAACTATTCACCATCCGGCCACGTATCGGGATCCAGGGGGCTCACTCCCTGTTTTCAACTCTGCCCTTTTCCCCACAGCAGAAACCAGAGGGTGCCAACGAGCCCAAAAGCAGCGGCGGTCAGAAAATTCACCTGCGGTCCCAGCTCCCAGAGAAATGCCCCGCTTAGTGCCCCCAGGGAAACCACCATGTCCCGCACCAGATAATAAGCTCCGAACGCTGCTGCACGATGGTCCGGTGGGGCAAGGTCAAGAATCAGAGCTTTTCGGGTCGGTTCTCCAAACTCCTTCAAGCCGCGCAGAACAAAGGCTCCCGCCAGCATGGTGAACGAGTGTGTCGCCAGCAATACCAGGGGGAAAAGGGTGAAAAGGGCGAACGTGACCAGCACGAAGGGTTTTTTCTCTGCGCGATCCGCAAGAAAGGCAACAGGCAGATAGATCAGGATCGCCGTGGCCATTTCGATGGTGGTCAACAGGCCAAATTCTGCGCCGGAGATCGGGTTGGCCATGGTCTTCATGCACCAGACCACCACAAACGCCTGGGGGATTTGTTCGCAAAAACGCACCAGGATGTCGGAAACCAGCAACCGGCGCATGGCGGGTGTGATCAGGGCCAGCAGCCGACCCAGAGAGTGGGGGGGGCTCTCCGCCTGGGTTGGCCGATCATCGGGAATAAGGCGCTGCTGGGCAATCAACCCAACGATGGCCATGATCAAGGCGATGGTAAAGGAGATGCGGATGCCGGCAACCTCACCCAACCGGTCGATGCACATGCCGCCGATCATCGGTCCCAGGGCCATGGGGATGCGTTTGACCAACGCATGCATGGTCACGCCCATGGTGCGCTTGTTGCTGGGCAACACCTTGGCGATCAATCCCATGCTGGCTGGCAGGGAGAGGGAGCTCCAGGCCAGAAACAGCACCGCCCCCGCCAGGACCGCCTCCCAACGGGGAACGAGAATCACGAGCAGATACCCGGCCATGGCCGTCAGGTTGATGAACAACAAGCTGCGACGCATGCCAAACCGTTCGGCCAGATAGCCGCCGGGAAGGGAGTAGAGGGCGGAAAGCAGATTGTCCATCGCTCCCAGCAGGCCAACCACCAGGGAACCGCCCCCCAGGGCCAACAGATAGATTGGCAGAAAGCGTTCCGCCAACCGTTCCCCCATGCCGACCAACATCACAAGAAGCAACAAACCCGCTGTTTCGCGCCGCATGGCCAGAAAATCAAGCAGACGCATGGTTCGGGTCATCGGCGTATCCTTTTCGGTGCCCGGGAAACGGTTGTTTTATGCTGTGGCCATATCACCGCTTGGCGACAAAACGGGGTCCAGGGGGCTGAACAGTCACCTTTTTCTTATGGACCTTTGGCCGTATCCAGGGCACACCAGGCATAGAGGGCGTCGTAAAGTTCAAATTGCCGGGCGATATTTTCCCGATCATCCGGAAAACGCAATCCATAACCCGTGGCGATGGCTTCCAGACCACGGGCCAAAGGGTCTTTATCGTAACGATGGGTATCGGCGCCATTGACCACTTGCGCCAAACGCAGCAAGGCTTTGTCGGTGAGCTGATAGGCGCGGATCAAGACATCGAAGGTACAAAGATCGCCATCATGATCGTACATGGCTCCGGGTGAGTCGTAGGAGATGGCTCCTTCCTTGGCCGCCTCCTCCAACACCCGGCTCTTGGAGACGAACAG from Magnetococcales bacterium includes:
- a CDS encoding MFS transporter, with translation MTRTMRLLDFLAMRRETAGLLLLVMLVGMGERLAERFLPIYLLALGGGSLVVGLLGAMDNLLSALYSLPGGYLAERFGMRRSLLFINLTAMAGYLLVILVPRWEAVLAGAVLFLAWSSLSLPASMGLIAKVLPSNKRTMGVTMHALVKRIPMALGPMIGGMCIDRLGEVAGIRISFTIALIMAIVGLIAQQRLIPDDRPTQAESPPHSLGRLLALITPAMRRLLVSDILVRFCEQIPQAFVVVWCMKTMANPISGAEFGLLTTIEMATAILIYLPVAFLADRAEKKPFVLVTFALFTLFPLVLLATHSFTMLAGAFVLRGLKEFGEPTRKALILDLAPPDHRAAAFGAYYLVRDMVVSLGALSGAFLWELGPQVNFLTAAAFGLVGTLWFLLWGKGQS
- a CDS encoding chromate resistance protein, with translation MKWMTRSHVHVDRVACPWLIARFIDSEAEFLFVSKSRVLEEAAKEGAISYDSPGAMYDHDGDLCTFDVLIRAYQLTDKALLRLAQVVNGADTHRYDKDPLARGLEAIATGYGLRFPDDRENIARQFELYDALYAWCALDTAKGP